A part of Helicobacter himalayensis genomic DNA contains:
- a CDS encoding chemotaxis protein, whose protein sequence is MSASMSKIDQVTSLHKNNELQLLCFRLEKGRDLYAVNVFKIREVIKYSGSLTIVSHEANSLVEGLITIREMTIPLIDMRKWFFYDPKQKSKDLRGCSIKREKGEDDIVMICEFSRWTIGVRIYEADRILNKKWTEIEQSAGVGGSGQNGKLVSRTRYFDGSLVQVVDIEKMLTDVFPWIEKEKEEEMQKVSQVQATKCILLADDSPSVLRTMQVILNRIGVVHYDFVNGRKLLDYVSSPTTDISTIGMVITDLEMPEASGFEVIKQMKSNPQTAHIPIVVNSSMSGSSNEDMARSLNADEFISKSNPVDIENAIKKLMLH, encoded by the coding sequence ATGAGTGCGAGTATGTCAAAAATCGATCAAGTAACCAGCCTGCACAAAAATAACGAATTGCAGCTTTTGTGCTTTCGTTTGGAGAAGGGCAGGGATTTGTATGCGGTGAATGTCTTTAAAATCCGCGAAGTTATCAAATATAGTGGTTCTTTAACGATTGTAAGCCACGAGGCAAATTCCCTTGTAGAGGGGCTTATCACCATCAGAGAGATGACAATTCCGCTCATTGATATGCGTAAATGGTTTTTTTATGACCCAAAGCAAAAGAGTAAAGACTTGCGCGGATGTTCTATCAAGCGCGAAAAGGGCGAAGATGATATTGTGATGATTTGTGAATTTTCGCGTTGGACCATTGGGGTGAGAATCTATGAAGCTGATAGAATCTTAAACAAAAAATGGACAGAAATAGAGCAGAGCGCAGGTGTAGGCGGTAGCGGGCAAAATGGCAAGCTCGTATCGCGCACGCGCTATTTTGATGGATCGCTCGTGCAAGTGGTGGATATTGAAAAAATGCTCACAGACGTGTTTCCGTGGATTGAAAAAGAAAAAGAAGAGGAAATGCAAAAAGTCTCTCAAGTCCAAGCGACAAAATGTATCCTCCTCGCAGATGATAGCCCAAGCGTGCTTAGGACAATGCAAGTTATCCTTAATCGCATAGGCGTGGTGCATTATGACTTTGTAAATGGCAGAAAGCTCCTTGATTATGTGTCTTCTCCAACGACAGATATTAGCACGATTGGTATGGTTATCACAGACTTAGAAATGCCAGAGGCTAGCGGATTTGAAGTGATAAAGCAAATGAAGTCAAATCCACAAACCGCACATATTCCAATTGTGGTAAATTCCTCAATGAGTGGCAGTAGCAATGAGGATATGGCGCGCAGTCTCAACGCAGATGAATTCATCTCAAAATCAAATCCTGTGGATATTGAAAACGCTATTAAAAAGCTAATGCTCCACTAA
- the nspC gene encoding carboxynorspermidine decarboxylase — protein sequence MLESIPTPCYVLEQDKLNYNLEILSRVQNLSGAKILLALKGYAFWRRFEKLREILSGSTASGLYEARLGFEEIGGFKQGKEVCVFSPAYKEVDSLLPFATHIIFNSFHQLARFAPLVKEHNKNAEFSISIGLRINPLYSEVETELYNPCARFSRLGITPDSFEKGLQKYGSEILQNIEGLHFHTHCEQDSTALAHTLPYVEKHFGAYFKGLKWLNFGGGHHITRYDYDENLLIKLIQDFKAHHHLEVFLEPGEAVGWQVGFLIASVVDIVENEKQIAILDVSASAHMPDCLEMPYRPSVYKVSKGAIEADKGEQSARYCYRFGAHTCLAGDVIGDFSFDSKLEIGDRVVFCDMLHYTIVKNTTFNGVELPSLGVIERDENGMENFKILKTFDFSDYKERN from the coding sequence ATTTTAGAATCTATCCCCACGCCTTGCTATGTTTTAGAGCAGGACAAACTGAATTATAATTTAGAAATCCTTTCACGCGTTCAGAATCTTAGCGGTGCGAAAATCCTCCTAGCGCTCAAAGGTTATGCGTTTTGGCGTCGTTTTGAAAAGTTGCGTGAGATTCTTAGCGGAAGCACAGCTAGCGGTCTGTATGAGGCAAGATTGGGATTTGAAGAAATCGGCGGATTTAAGCAAGGCAAGGAAGTGTGCGTCTTTAGCCCAGCGTATAAAGAGGTGGATTCTCTTTTGCCTTTTGCCACGCATATTATTTTTAATTCTTTTCATCAGCTTGCGCGCTTTGCCCCACTTGTGAAAGAGCATAATAAAAACGCGGAATTTTCCATTAGTATAGGCTTGCGGATAAATCCGCTGTATAGCGAGGTGGAGACTGAGCTTTATAATCCTTGCGCGCGTTTTTCACGTCTTGGTATCACGCCAGATTCGTTTGAAAAGGGTTTGCAAAAATATGGAAGTGAGATTTTACAAAATATCGAGGGCTTGCATTTTCATACGCATTGTGAGCAGGACTCAACTGCGCTTGCCCATACTTTGCCATATGTAGAAAAGCACTTTGGCGCGTATTTCAAGGGGTTAAAGTGGCTTAATTTTGGTGGCGGACATCATATCACAAGATATGATTATGATGAGAATCTGCTAATTAAACTCATACAAGATTTTAAAGCGCACCATCATTTAGAGGTGTTTTTAGAGCCCGGTGAAGCGGTGGGTTGGCAAGTTGGCTTTCTTATCGCAAGTGTGGTTGATATTGTGGAAAATGAAAAGCAAATTGCGATTTTAGATGTGAGTGCGAGCGCGCATATGCCTGATTGCCTTGAAATGCCATACCGCCCGAGCGTGTATAAGGTAAGCAAAGGTGCTATTGAAGCTGATAAAGGCGAGCAGAGCGCGCGTTATTGTTATCGCTTTGGCGCACATACTTGTTTGGCTGGCGATGTTATAGGGGATTTTAGCTTTGATTCAAAGCTTGAGATTGGCGATAGGGTGGTGTTTTGTGATATGTTGCATTATACAATCGTAAAAAACACAACTTTTAATGGCGTGGAACTGCCCTCACTTGGCGTGATTGAACGCGATGAAAATGGAATGGAAAATTTTAAGATTCTCAAAACCTTTGACTTTAGCGACTACAAAGAGCGCAATTAA
- a CDS encoding tRNA dihydrouridine synthase: MNFDNLLMLAPMAGYTDLPFRAMVKNFGVDISVSEMISSHALVFNNQKTLKMIEKDCIESPFSVQISGSKQEILQRAVEILNQKDGIDIIDLNCGCPAPKVANHGNGSGLLKDLNLLVKCANLIKQTSTKPYTSLKLRLGFDKKIPLELASAINDTNVDFVVVHGRTRADGYKKERIDYDSIALIKKHIKIPLIANGEITSAQVARSVCERTGANGVMIGRTAIKAPWVFWQIKNNTDSMPSLVLKNLVLEHFDKMISFYGERGVVMFRKNLHAYSKGLNGAHEFRNVVNSMTQSSQARAKIEEFFTQESKLSEFPQLVTLNKRTS; the protein is encoded by the coding sequence ATTAATTTTGACAATCTTCTTATGCTTGCACCGATGGCGGGCTACACGGATTTGCCATTTCGTGCGATGGTAAAAAATTTTGGTGTGGATATTAGTGTGAGTGAGATGATAAGCTCGCACGCGCTTGTGTTTAATAATCAAAAAACGCTCAAAATGATTGAAAAAGACTGCATAGAATCCCCCTTTTCCGTGCAAATTTCTGGCTCAAAACAAGAGATTTTACAACGCGCGGTGGAGATTCTCAACCAAAAAGATGGGATTGATATTATTGATTTAAATTGTGGCTGTCCCGCGCCAAAGGTGGCAAATCACGGCAACGGAAGCGGGCTTTTGAAGGATTTAAATCTCCTTGTAAAATGCGCTAATCTCATCAAGCAAACAAGCACGAAACCCTATACCAGCCTAAAACTGCGACTTGGCTTTGATAAAAAAATCCCACTTGAGCTTGCAAGCGCGATTAATGATACAAATGTGGATTTTGTCGTGGTGCATGGACGCACGCGCGCTGATGGATATAAAAAAGAGCGGATTGATTATGATTCTATCGCGCTTATAAAAAAGCATATCAAAATCCCGCTTATTGCCAATGGTGAGATTACAAGCGCGCAAGTTGCGCGCAGTGTGTGTGAGAGGACAGGTGCAAATGGCGTGATGATAGGCAGGACTGCGATTAAGGCGCCGTGGGTGTTTTGGCAGATTAAAAACAACACAGATTCCATGCCCTCACTCGTGCTTAAAAACCTCGTGTTAGAGCATTTTGACAAGATGATTAGTTTTTATGGTGAGCGGGGCGTGGTGATGTTTCGCAAGAATCTGCACGCGTATAGCAAGGGCTTAAATGGTGCGCACGAGTTTAGAAATGTCGTTAATTCTATGACCCAAAGCTCACAAGCTCGCGCAAAAATCGAGGAGTTTTTCACGCAAGAGTCCAAATTAAGCGAATTTCCGCAACTTGTAACGCTCAATAAACGCACAAGCTAA
- a CDS encoding YhcH/YjgK/YiaL family protein, with amino-acid sequence MALIGHLSQFEGFFARYPTLENVVAYLQECMKSSPVRSRILALGTQGDTINEIAFNQNFRIEMRYDLGNGISAIEQTYALKSPKEAFFETHRKYVDLQFCVDGGEYMLIGHRGDFEVLETYDEGKDLIVYKNPLANCAFEPYSADFPIHRISLHAGILAIFFPDDVHAGGLDSVNSKLNNPKKSVLKVPVELFH; translated from the coding sequence ATGGCACTTATAGGGCATTTGTCGCAGTTTGAAGGGTTTTTTGCACGTTATCCGACGCTTGAGAATGTGGTTGCGTATTTGCAAGAATGTATGAAATCAAGTCCTGTGCGTTCGAGGATTTTGGCACTTGGCACGCAAGGCGATACAATTAATGAAATAGCTTTTAATCAAAATTTCCGCATAGAAATGCGCTATGATTTAGGAAATGGCATTAGCGCCATCGAGCAGACTTATGCGCTCAAAAGTCCCAAAGAAGCGTTTTTTGAGACACATAGGAAGTATGTGGATTTGCAGTTTTGTGTAGATGGGGGCGAATATATGCTCATAGGGCATAGAGGGGATTTTGAGGTTTTGGAGACTTATGATGAGGGCAAGGATTTGATTGTGTATAAAAATCCGTTAGCAAACTGCGCGTTTGAGCCTTATAGCGCGGATTTTCCAATACATAGAATCTCGCTTCACGCTGGGATTCTAGCTATATTTTTCCCCGATGATGTGCATGCCGGAGGGTTAGATTCTGTAAATTCTAAATTGAATAATCCCAAAAAAAGCGTGCTTAAAGTGCCGGTGGAATTGTTTCATTAA
- a CDS encoding endonuclease MutS2 yields the protein MQLLAELDLEDFIARFSTFFARQKNFTFEGDRETFSCFLQELESLQLKSPPPLENLENALKHIQKFGTLHLEEIFEFVKILRYFSYLKKAILPESKALFRWIDSLKIPPNLLELSEIFDEKAELKEGIYPQLDSLKHALANIKTEINSAFARLKSSQKLAPYLVDSQIHLFNQNECLLLKAGFQHALSGSIIARSSAGFFYVLPQSVSELKAKQSALNDRVQMLTYEICTCLSARLNKHFLFLRFINKEFDKFDHLQARLNFARTYDLEFVYKLESSGVLTLSEFCHPMLKNPKPLNISFEKKITLITGVNAGGKTMLLKSLLSACLLAKYLLPCKINAHKSRLVAFKNISAIISDPQNSKNDISTFAGRMLKFSKILEQNHFLLGIDEIELGTDSDEAASLYKSLLEFLSTKDCRIILTTHHKRLSAIMAHRSDVGLIAALYDEKNSRPQFAFLQGSIGKSYAFETALRYGIPSNIIAQAKEFYGADRERLNDLIERSSTLELTLQAKIAEYDKKLTKLDSKLEMLKAQEQERESALKTQERALQKTYLNALNELKSVMKENDNKIIHKALNSAHRSLQDSKQKMTKDSHKIQNLHQKSEPLKVGDFVKFSNTRGQIYAVESKYLLLETEDGKRVKVQAKNLHKTSKPSQNIKLSLECNAMQKGTSPSLDLHGKRVEEAQEMMEEFLSNALIAGFDEVLIMHGIGSGKLSVAVVEFLKKHPKVLSFSDAPPNMGGFGAKLVRL from the coding sequence ATGCAACTTTTAGCAGAGCTGGATTTGGAGGATTTTATCGCGCGATTTAGCACCTTTTTTGCGCGTCAAAAAAACTTTACTTTTGAAGGCGATAGGGAAACTTTCTCTTGTTTTCTTCAAGAGCTAGAATCCTTGCAATTAAAATCCCCTCCACCTTTAGAGAATCTCGAAAATGCGCTTAAACATATCCAAAAATTTGGCACTTTGCATTTAGAAGAGATTTTTGAATTTGTAAAAATTTTGCGCTATTTCTCTTATCTCAAAAAGGCTATTTTGCCAGAATCTAAGGCGCTTTTTAGGTGGATAGATTCTCTTAAAATCCCGCCAAATTTGCTTGAGCTAAGTGAAATTTTTGACGAAAAAGCGGAATTAAAAGAGGGAATCTATCCACAACTTGATAGCCTAAAGCACGCACTTGCAAACATTAAAACAGAGATAAATTCCGCCTTTGCGCGCTTAAAATCAAGCCAAAAACTCGCCCCTTATCTTGTGGATTCTCAAATCCATCTTTTTAATCAAAATGAATGCTTGCTGCTTAAGGCTGGATTCCAACACGCGCTTTCTGGGAGTATTATCGCGCGCTCAAGTGCGGGGTTTTTTTATGTTCTACCCCAAAGTGTGAGCGAGCTAAAGGCAAAGCAAAGCGCGCTTAATGACAGGGTGCAAATGCTTACCTATGAGATTTGCACTTGCTTAAGTGCGCGCTTAAACAAGCATTTTCTATTTTTGCGCTTTATTAACAAGGAATTTGATAAATTTGACCATCTACAAGCACGCCTAAACTTTGCTAGGACATATGATTTGGAGTTTGTTTATAAACTAGAATCCTCTGGAGTGCTTACTTTGAGCGAGTTTTGTCACCCTATGCTTAAAAATCCAAAACCCCTTAACATAAGTTTTGAGAAAAAAATCACGCTCATAACCGGCGTAAATGCCGGCGGAAAAACAATGCTTTTAAAATCGCTTTTAAGCGCGTGTTTGCTGGCAAAGTATCTTCTTCCCTGCAAGATTAACGCGCACAAATCACGACTAGTGGCGTTTAAGAACATTTCTGCCATCATCTCTGACCCACAAAATAGCAAAAATGATATTTCCACATTTGCAGGCAGAATGCTAAAGTTTTCAAAAATTTTGGAGCAAAACCATTTTTTGCTCGGCATTGATGAAATCGAGCTAGGCACGGATTCTGATGAGGCGGCGAGCTTGTATAAAAGCTTGCTAGAATTTTTAAGCACCAAAGATTGTAGAATTATTCTCACCACGCACCACAAACGTCTAAGCGCGATAATGGCACACAGAAGCGATGTGGGACTTATCGCGGCACTTTATGATGAAAAAAATTCTCGCCCACAATTTGCTTTTTTACAAGGAAGCATTGGCAAAAGCTATGCGTTTGAAACTGCCCTGCGCTATGGGATTCCCAGCAATATTATCGCACAGGCAAAGGAATTTTATGGCGCGGACAGGGAACGATTAAATGATTTAATCGAGCGTTCAAGCACACTCGAGCTCACGCTGCAAGCAAAAATCGCGGAATATGACAAAAAGCTAACAAAGCTAGATTCAAAACTTGAAATGCTAAAAGCCCAAGAGCAAGAGCGAGAATCTGCGCTAAAAACCCAAGAGCGTGCGTTGCAAAAAACCTACCTAAACGCGCTTAATGAGCTCAAAAGCGTTATGAAAGAAAATGATAATAAGATAATCCACAAGGCGCTAAATAGCGCGCATAGGAGTTTGCAAGATTCTAAGCAAAAGATGACAAAAGATTCTCATAAAATACAGAATCTACACCAAAAAAGCGAGCCACTCAAAGTTGGTGATTTTGTGAAATTTAGCAATACAAGGGGGCAGATTTACGCGGTTGAAAGCAAGTATTTGCTCCTTGAGACAGAAGATGGCAAGCGCGTAAAAGTGCAGGCAAAAAATCTGCATAAAACATCAAAACCTAGCCAAAATATCAAACTTTCGCTTGAGTGCAATGCAATGCAAAAAGGCACAAGCCCTAGTCTTGATTTGCACGGAAAACGCGTAGAAGAGGCACAAGAGATGATGGAGGAATTTTTGTCAAATGCGCTCATCGCGGGATTTGATGAAGTGCTAATAATGCACGGGATTGGTAGCGGAAAGCTAAGTGTAGCGGTGGTAGAGTTTCTCAAAAAACACCCAAAGGTGCTAAGCTTTAGCGATGCGCCACCAAATATGGGTGGCTTTGGCGCAAAGCTTGTAAGGTTGTAG
- a CDS encoding MBOAT family O-acyltransferase, with amino-acid sequence MIFSSYVFIFVFLPFVWIGYYALRYFSAYNASKIFLVFASLFFYAFWKVEYLPILLGSIVINFLISLAITLSWRGDSKLFPQTLQSTLHTKPCINTSFLAKEGGGSRKNFCKFFLILGIIFNLALLGFFKYTDFLLENFNLFSQLLHLDFTIPLPHIVLPLAISFFTFQQIAYLVDCYKSPRQYCVSASEFLDYCLFVTFFPQLIAGPIVHHKEMMPQFKTLQDSLYSKQARKEYIAKGLFIFSIGLFKKIVIADSFAKWANAGFSAVENGAVLNFFESWATSLSYTFQLYFDFSGYCDMAIGLGLFFGITLPLNFNSPYKARNIADFWRRWHMSLGRFLKEYVYIPLGGNRNEKYKSTLHYVLINKILTLRNLFIVAFLSGVWHGAGWGFVVWGVMHGVAMVVHRIYKDLSLGNICDDTTDSYKQNNIAESKTTKQLDRILDSKQLKNATPNNQKTLNLPFKQKFLMFFYWFLTFNFINLSWIFFRAENISGALNLIKGMFSGAIILPSFLESKLGFLKAFGVGFEAFMAVFGEKPLLIPSFIILGLCITLLLKNTHQLATKLNNKKMIFAGLLCAMSVWQLGVLGYTPEFLYFNF; translated from the coding sequence ATGATATTTTCCTCTTATGTCTTTATCTTTGTGTTTTTACCTTTTGTATGGATTGGCTATTATGCATTGCGTTATTTTAGTGCATATAATGCAAGTAAAATCTTTTTAGTATTTGCCTCGCTTTTTTTCTATGCCTTTTGGAAGGTAGAATACCTGCCTATTTTGCTTGGTTCAATTGTTATAAATTTCCTGATTTCTCTTGCCATCACTTTATCGTGGCGAGGAGATTCTAAGTTATTTCCACAAACTCTTCAATCCACACTCCATACAAAACCCTGCATAAACACTTCTTTTTTAGCCAAAGAGGGGGGGGGCAGTAGAAAGAATTTTTGCAAGTTTTTCCTAATCCTTGGCATTATTTTCAACCTCGCCTTACTAGGATTTTTTAAATACACAGATTTTTTATTAGAAAACTTTAACCTCTTTAGTCAGCTTTTGCACCTAGATTTCACCATACCACTGCCACATATTGTATTGCCTTTGGCAATTTCATTTTTTACATTCCAACAAATTGCTTATCTTGTAGATTGCTACAAATCTCCTAGGCAGTATTGTGTAAGTGCTTCAGAGTTTTTAGATTATTGTTTGTTTGTGACATTTTTTCCACAATTAATTGCAGGACCAATAGTCCATCATAAAGAGATGATGCCACAATTTAAAACATTGCAAGATTCTCTTTATTCAAAGCAAGCAAGAAAGGAATATATTGCTAAGGGACTTTTCATCTTTTCTATTGGATTGTTTAAAAAGATAGTTATTGCAGATTCTTTTGCTAAATGGGCAAATGCTGGCTTTAGTGCAGTGGAAAATGGTGCTGTGCTTAATTTCTTTGAATCTTGGGCGACAAGTCTTAGCTACACATTTCAATTATATTTTGATTTTAGTGGTTATTGTGATATGGCTATTGGGCTTGGGTTATTCTTTGGTATTACCTTACCGCTTAATTTCAACTCTCCTTACAAAGCGCGTAATATTGCAGACTTTTGGCGTAGGTGGCATATGAGTCTTGGACGCTTTCTTAAAGAGTATGTTTATATCCCACTTGGTGGCAATCGTAATGAAAAATATAAAAGCACTCTGCATTATGTGCTAATCAATAAGATTCTCACTCTAAGAAATCTTTTTATTGTGGCGTTTTTAAGCGGTGTGTGGCACGGCGCTGGGTGGGGATTTGTGGTGTGGGGTGTGATGCACGGGGTGGCAATGGTAGTTCATAGAATCTATAAAGATTTGTCTCTTGGCAACATTTGTGATGACACAACAGATTCTTACAAACAAAACAACATTGCAGAATCCAAAACCACCAAACAACTTGATAGAATCTTAGATTCCAAACAACTAAAAAATGCCACTCCAAACAATCAAAAAACACTTAATCTCCCATTCAAACAAAAATTCTTAATGTTTTTTTATTGGTTTCTTACCTTTAATTTTATCAATCTCTCTTGGATTTTCTTTAGGGCAGAAAATATTAGCGGGGCGTTAAATCTTATTAAAGGAATGTTTAGCGGGGCAATAATCCTGCCTAGTTTTTTAGAATCTAAACTTGGATTTTTAAAGGCATTTGGGGTGGGGTTTGAGGCTTTTATGGCTGTTTTTGGTGAAAAGCCGTTGCTAATTCCTAGCTTTATTATTCTTGGGCTTTGCATAACACTTTTGTTGAAAAACACGCACCAGCTCGCCACAAAGCTCAATAATAAAAAAATGATTTTTGCAGGTTTGTTGTGCGCAATGAGTGTTTGGCAACTAGGTGTTTTGGGCTACACGCCTGAATTTTTGTATTTTAATTTTTAA
- the cysE gene encoding serine O-acetyltransferase: MDSQKLSLFGLIREDFAIIKTRDPALQSSFELFFNYPGLIALVHYRIAHWFYVRGFKRLGRFISGLSIFLTNVDIHPEAQIGRRVFIDHATGVVIGQTAIVGDDVTIYQGVSLGGVSLEKKKRHPTIENGVVIGAGAKVLGDIVIGQNAKIGANSVVIKDVPQECTAVGIPARVITKGRTKEASALNKLPDIDRVLFEYILKRIQILENNSPNLQNAPCAKELEELKTLYEHFLRTINN, from the coding sequence ATGGATTCACAAAAACTTTCGCTTTTTGGCTTGATAAGAGAGGATTTTGCGATTATCAAAACGCGCGATCCTGCATTGCAGAGCAGTTTTGAGCTGTTTTTTAATTATCCGGGGCTTATCGCGCTAGTGCATTATAGAATCGCGCATTGGTTTTATGTGAGGGGCTTTAAACGCCTTGGACGCTTTATTTCGGGCTTAAGTATTTTTTTGACAAATGTTGATATTCACCCGGAGGCACAAATCGGTAGGCGCGTCTTTATTGACCACGCCACGGGCGTAGTGATAGGGCAAACTGCCATTGTGGGCGATGATGTAACGATTTATCAAGGTGTGAGTTTAGGTGGTGTGAGTTTAGAGAAAAAAAAGCGCCACCCAACGATTGAAAATGGCGTGGTTATAGGTGCGGGCGCGAAAGTGCTAGGAGATATTGTGATTGGACAAAATGCAAAGATTGGCGCAAATTCTGTTGTGATAAAAGATGTGCCACAAGAATGCACCGCAGTTGGTATCCCTGCTCGCGTCATCACAAAAGGGCGCACCAAAGAAGCAAGCGCGCTTAACAAGCTCCCAGATATTGACAGAGTGCTCTTTGAATACATTCTTAAGCGCATACAGATTCTTGAAAACAACTCCCCAAACTTGCAAAATGCGCCTTGCGCCAAAGAGCTAGAAGAACTAAAAACGCTATATGAGCATTTCTTGCGCACAATCAACAACTAG
- the speA gene encoding arginine decarboxylase, producing the protein MVDYGINFWSNGNFIIDDGCVKINHKTKPALIDIVQEIRDNGYRGPLLLRFPHLIKKQIDTLFCAFQKAIKEYSYHGDFKAVFPLKVNQMPNFVLSLVEQSKDLYYGLEAGSKPELILAMAYTNKNTPITVNGFKDKEMISLGFIAANMKHNITLTIEGLNELETIIEVAKEMGEPYPNIGLRIRLHSTGIGMWAKSGGINSKFGLTSTELLQAIEMLKKENLLHKFTMIHFHIGSQMSDISPLKKALREAGNIYAELRKKGAKNLKSVNIGGGLAVEYTQHEGANNCNYTLGEFSGDVVFSLREIAKNKKEPEPDIFIESGRFIAANHAVLVAPVLELFSQEYDEKALKLKEKNPPLVEELYDLYNSVSEKSAIEYLHDSFDHMESLLTLFDLGYIDLQDRSNTEVLVHLIIKKVIKLLKHKNHNEIIRIQEQVQERYLLNCSFFQSLPDYWGLAQNFPVMPLDRLNRRPTRSASLWDITCDSDGEIAFDAKKPLFLHDVDVTQEEYFLGFFLVGAYQEVLGMRHNLFTHPTEFSVEFDDDLNKGYELSKPLEAQTILDVLDDLDYDTKEIERRLKQYIEENQDLESEEKKEVLGRLYVMLSENGYLRTISKKGE; encoded by the coding sequence ATGGTGGATTATGGCATCAATTTTTGGAGTAATGGGAATTTTATCATCGATGATGGTTGTGTAAAAATCAACCACAAAACCAAGCCAGCACTCATTGATATTGTGCAAGAAATTCGCGATAATGGCTATCGAGGTCCGCTACTACTAAGATTCCCACATTTAATCAAAAAGCAAATTGACACACTATTTTGTGCCTTTCAAAAAGCTATCAAGGAATATTCCTATCACGGGGATTTTAAGGCAGTTTTCCCGCTTAAAGTCAATCAAATGCCAAACTTTGTGCTTTCTCTTGTGGAGCAAAGCAAGGATTTATATTATGGGTTAGAGGCTGGGAGCAAGCCAGAGCTTATTTTAGCTATGGCTTATACAAACAAAAATACGCCCATCACCGTAAATGGCTTCAAAGACAAGGAAATGATAAGTCTAGGCTTTATCGCGGCAAATATGAAACATAATATCACGCTTACAATTGAAGGGCTCAACGAGCTTGAAACTATCATCGAGGTAGCAAAAGAAATGGGCGAACCTTACCCAAATATCGGGCTTAGAATCCGCCTACATAGCACGGGCATTGGTATGTGGGCAAAAAGTGGCGGGATAAACTCAAAGTTTGGGCTTACAAGCACAGAGCTTTTACAAGCAATCGAGATGCTAAAAAAAGAGAATCTGTTGCACAAATTTACGATGATTCACTTTCATATCGGAAGCCAAATGAGTGATATTTCGCCACTCAAAAAAGCTCTGCGCGAGGCTGGAAACATCTATGCGGAGCTAAGAAAAAAGGGTGCGAAAAATCTAAAAAGTGTCAATATCGGCGGTGGGCTTGCGGTGGAATACACACAGCACGAAGGCGCGAATAATTGCAATTACACACTTGGGGAATTTAGCGGTGATGTGGTGTTTTCCCTGCGTGAAATTGCAAAAAATAAAAAAGAGCCAGAACCAGATATTTTTATAGAATCTGGACGCTTTATTGCCGCAAATCACGCGGTTTTGGTGGCGCCTGTTTTGGAGCTGTTTTCCCAAGAATATGACGAGAAAGCACTGAAATTAAAAGAGAAAAATCCTCCGCTTGTTGAGGAACTTTATGACCTTTATAACAGCGTGAGTGAAAAAAGCGCGATTGAATATCTGCACGATAGCTTTGATCATATGGAATCCCTGCTCACGCTTTTTGATTTGGGCTATATCGACTTGCAAGACCGCTCAAATACCGAAGTGCTCGTGCATCTCATCATCAAAAAAGTCATTAAGCTTTTAAAGCACAAAAATCACAATGAAATCATCAGAATCCAAGAGCAAGTCCAAGAACGTTATTTGCTAAATTGCAGCTTTTTTCAGAGTTTGCCAGATTATTGGGGATTAGCGCAAAATTTCCCCGTAATGCCACTAGATAGGCTCAATCGCCGCCCAACAAGAAGTGCTAGCTTGTGGGATATTACTTGTGATTCTGATGGAGAGATTGCTTTTGATGCGAAAAAACCACTTTTTTTGCACGATGTCGATGTGACGCAAGAGGAGTATTTTTTGGGCTTTTTTTTAGTAGGCGCGTATCAAGAGGTGCTTGGTATGCGACATAATCTTTTCACGCACCCCACAGAATTTAGCGTGGAATTTGATGATGATTTAAACAAGGGCTATGAGCTTAGCAAGCCCTTAGAGGCGCAGACGATTTTAGATGTGCTTGATGATTTGGATTATGATACAAAAGAGATTGAGCGTCGTTTGAAGCAGTATATCGAGGAAAATCAGGATTTAGAATCCGAAGAGAAAAAAGAGGTGCTTGGGCGCTTGTATGTTATGCTAAGTGAAAATGGCTATTTACGCACCATTAGCAAAAAAGGGGAATAA